The Cyclobacterium amurskyense genome contains the following window.
AAATAAATAAAAACAACAATTGAATACCCGTTATGATGTCGAATTAAGTAATCGGAGCACTTTGTTTAGAATAATTCCAAAAAACCAGTTTCTTCCAAGCGAGAAGTAAATGGCAGCTTAAATTTCCTTAGGATAAAGCTAAAATCTTGGATAATTACCATTGCCTGTTGCAAGAATTCAACAAGGGAATTTGAGGGAAGGGACAAACCCAGTCCGAAATAGCCTGTCCGCTGTATTGGTTTACAATAGGAATTCAAGCCATTTATTTTTTCTTGTTTTTAATAGTTTCAATTTCCTGCTTTATCCGCTTATTAACATCAATCTTGGAGTCTCTAAAGGTGTAAATCATCGTTTTGAATTCTCTTGCATACGGATTTGAAATGGAGTCCGACAATTCACCATTTGAAAAATAGGGGACAGTTTTTTCCAGTTCACTGTCCTTCTCCTCGAAAGTTTTAACCCTTATCAAATGTTTGTATTGCTGATCAAAATCAAACCAATTGATGTAATCTGCATGAAAAGAAACGGCTTTGATGGAATGTTTACTGTAATAATTTATTGCTCCTGCTTGACCATAGTTATCACAGAGAACTAGCGTTTGATATGAGGAAGTTGACGCTATTTTCTCGTAAATGGCATCCACTTTACTAGCAAGCTCCTTCCAACCAAGCATGTCGGCAAAGTCTTGAGGTAAGTCATGGTTTTGGCCATCTTCCCAACGAAGCATTCCTGATTTTTTATAGCTGTCTGCTTGACTTAAAATATAGGCAGGCGTCTTATTCGGGAATGAAATATTATAAAAAGGGATAAAAACCAATAAAGGAATCATTATGATTATTGGCCTGAGGGAATATTTCCAATTGTTTTTTAACAAGCCAGATAAGTAGACTGATCCAAAGGAAATGTATATAGGATAAAGGCCTATAGCGTAATAATCCTTGGCTTTTAGGGATAGAAAGAGGAGAAGTGTAAAAAAGAAAGACCAAAAATACACTTTGAATTTATGGTAGGGCGGATGAAAATAAAGGGCATATAATCCAGAAACAATCACCACTAAGGAGCCTGCAAAAAATAGAAATTGTGATTTAAGAAAATCAAGCCTGTCAACATGGACTAGATGTTTTTCTGCCAGCTCTTTCATGTGCCAAACAACTGGAAGATCATTAAAGAATTGCCATATTAAGTTGGGACTTATTAGTAACAAGGCCAATGCAATCGCATAATACAAATCCTTTCTTAATAGTATTTTTCGTTGCGGAGTCAATAGTAGGGCTGGAAAAATACCGAGCACAAGAAAAACGATATTGTATTTGTTCAAAAAACCTAAAGCGAAAATCACTGCCGCGTAATAAAGGAATTTAGCGTTTTGAGTATTGAAGTATTTTATGAGAATAAAATAAAGGGTTGTCCAACACAAGATGTCTAAAGAATTCGGTTGATACAAAGTGTTTATTCTAAGTAAAGAGGAAAACAATACACATGTAGCGCCAAGAGTCAATGCAAATAAATCGCCTTTAAGTTCTTCAATAGCCTTCCAAACCAGCAGCATGGTCAATGCCCCAAACAATGCTGGAATAAATTTCACCCAAAATACAGCATTGCCCAGAAAAATAATGATTGAAGAAAACCATGAAGTAGCTGGAGGAACGGAAAGATAGCCCCAAGCTAGGTGATGCCCTTGGTCCAGGTAAAGGAATTCATCACGGTGTAATTCGTATACAGGGCTTATCAGAAAATATTGCAATAAAAACTTCAGTAGTATAAAACTACCCAAAACCCATGTTTTAGTATTTACTGATGGTTGGCGCATTTCATAAAAATAGTTGAAAAAATCTAAAATTACGGGCTATGCAATTCCTTTCTTTATTGAGATTGTTTTTATTTAACCTTTTGAATTTGAGTTAAATGCTATTACAATAGATCGAACAAAAACCTCAATTAGCCCATCCCAGATGAATTTGGGAGGGATGAAGAAAGTCAATTTCAGTTTGATGGGTTTTCAATGCCTTCTCTAATCATATTGTTTATAACTAGTAGGTTGCTTATAATTGAATTAGTGGAAGTCTGATTAGTCCGAATTCTATTGCCCTATTCGGATTCAATCCAATAATACTATTTTCAAGGTTCTGACGTTAGCGAAAAACATTTGAGGACGGGAAAGATTATATAAACGAAATGCTTGGTTTAATTTTAATCCTTTCTTTACTTTTGACAAGTAACCAAATTGTCTTGCTGTATGGGTTTAAAAACTAGAGGTAGGGCATTGGCAAACCCTTTTTTACCATCAAATTGCAAAATATTCATGCCAATTATCTTTAGAACTACAGGTTATTATCTGGCTCTTTCGCTCATCTTTACTTCATGTAAAACAGTATCGACCAGAGGAGATGCAGTGGATGTCGCCCCAATTGAGTCGGTGGATAGCACAAAAACATCTGATAATTCAGCTCGGGAAAGATTAATTAGAGAAAAAGAGGCGAAAATTAAAGGGTACCAAGCTAGTAATAATAGGGACTTCGACTTATTGCATACCCAGTTAAAAGTTAAATTTGATTATTCCTCGCAAACTGTAAATGGAGAGGCTTTACTGACCTTAAAACCATATGCCTATCCTCAGGATGTGTTGGTTTTGGATGCTAAAGATTTTGATATACACAATACCAGCATTCTTATAGGAGCGGAAGAAATTCCTTTAACTTATAAGTATGATCAAGAGAAATTGATTTTGCTTTTACCGGAGCAAGTGAACCGATACGATACCCTTCAAGTTGCTATTGCCTATACTGCATTTCCAGAAAGGGGAGGAAAAGCGGGCAGTGCAGCCATTACGGACACCAAAGGATTGTACTTTATCAATCCAGAGGGAGAGGAAAAAGACAAGCCCGTACAGATTTGGACGCAGGGAGAGACAGTGCATAGTTCCAAGTGGTTTCCAACCATTGACAGTCCCAATGAGCGACAAACCCATGATTTTTTCATTAAGGTACCAGACCAATACATAAGTCTTAGCAATGGGAATAAGGTAGACAGTCAAACAAATGCTGATGGCACAAGAACAGACCATTGGCAGATGAATTTACCTCATGCACCCTATTTGTCAGCCCTTGTTGTGGGAGAATTTGCAGTCATTGAGGATAGTATTGATGGTTTGGCATTGCGTTATTTTGTTGAACCAATATACGAGGAAGGTGCAAAGAAAGTATTTGAGAACACCCCTGAAATGATAAGTTTCTTTTCTTCATTGCTTCAAATGCCATTTCCCTGGCAGAAATATGATCAGGTGGTTGTCAGGGACTTTGTTTCTGGAGCCATGGAGAATACCACCCTTTCTATTTTCATGGAAGCCCTTAACCTGAATGAAAGAGAGGCATTGGATAGCGAGTGGGATTATATCATCGCCCATGAGCTTTTTCATCAATGGTTTGGCAATTATGTTACCACCGAGTCATGGGCTAATTTGGCCATGAATGAAGCCTTTGCTGATTATTCTGAATACTTGTGGCTTGAGCATAAAGAAGGGCGGGACCATGCAGATATGCATCATTTTAATGCCATAGAACAATACATGGGTGAAGCGGAGGAAAAGCAGGTCGATTTGATTCGCTTTTATCACGAAGACAGTGAGGACATGTTTGACAGTCACACCTATGCCAAAGGTGGTCGGGTACTGCATATGTTAAGGAAATTACTGGGGGATGAGGTGTTTTTTGAAGGGTTAAGGATTTATTTGAAAGACAATGCATTCAATAGTGTAGAGGTACACCAACTTCGGCTGGCTTTAGAAAAAGTTTCAGGTAAGGACTTAAACTGGTTTTTTAACCAATGGTTTCTTTCTGCAGGTCATCCACAATTGAAAGTCAGTTGGGATTACTCACAACCTGACAATGTTAAACTGACATTAGAACAGCTTCAGGATGTTTCCAGGTTTCCAGTATTTCAAATCCCGTTTAAAGTAAGTATTTACAAAGAAGGGAAACGAATAGAGCAAAGTTATACCATGGATCGCGCCATGCAGCAATTTACTTTGGAGAATGGGCCGGGTACAGACTTGGTGCTTTTTGATGAGTTTAGTGAAATTTTAAGCACGAGAGAGGAGCGCCGTGGAGGGGAATTAATGAAGGAGCAGTTCCGCTGGTCTACCTCGGGCTTGTCGAGGGTAGAAGCTTTGGATAGTTTAACCAGTAATTACAGTGATGAGCTAGATTTCTTAGCTACCATGCAGGCAGCCTTGGAGGATTCTTTTTCAGTGGTAAGGGAACTGGCCTTGCATCGTCTAAATCGCTTGGAAGCAGAGGCGGGGGAAGTACTACAATTGGAACAGAAAGTGCTTAAAATGGCTGAGGAAGACCCTAATAATGCAGTGAGGGCAGCTGCTATTGAGGCCTTGGCGGGGATGAACAGTGGTAAGTTTGAGCAATTGTTTTACAGGTTGATTAATGCCCCATCTTATCAGGTTGCCGGTGCAGCTTTGACTGCTTATTTGGATATTGAGGACAATGTGTCGGAGAAAAGGGAGCTGTACCAAAGGTTGAAAGAAGAGGAGAACATACGAATCATAGCTCCCTTGGCAGATTATTTAACTAGGGAGAAAATAGCAGTAGAAGCAGTATGGATGCAAGAGAAGTTGGATAAGCTGGATGGGGAGTCTTTGTATTATTTTCTGGGTTATTACGGGGACTTTTTCGCTAGTGTAGAAGGGGTGTCCACTGCTCAGGCGATTTCCACCTTAGGTGAGCTTGCATCTGGTCATAAACAGAATTATGTAAGGCTGGCCGCATTTCAGTCCTTGTTTGGGTTTATTGATGAGGCAGGTGTCTTAACGCTTGTCAAGTCAATTCAGGCTGCTGAGGAGGATGAAATGATTCGACAATACCAGGAGTATTATATTTCTCCATATTTAGAAAATAATTAAAATGCTGATGATTAGTGAGATACTTTTCTTTTTGAAAAAAAGCTAAGATTTTTTTTTAGAATATTTTGAATGTTTAACAAAAGGGTATAATTTTGCCATCCGTTACGACAACAAAGAAATCTAAAAGAAGAATTCGGGAGTAACATTTATTGAGTTTTTGGGGGAATACCAAAGCGGCCAACTGGGACGGACTGTAAATCCGTTGACTTATGTCTTCACAGGTTCGAATCCTGTTTCCCCCACCAATTTCTTAACGGGAATTGCCGAGAATAGGGCACAAAATATTCTGGTTTAGAACAATTTTTTTGTTATAAAGCTGGAAATTTTTGGATTCTAAAAATTAAATAAAGAATTTGTGGGCCAATTGAAAAATTGGCAAATTAATTAATAAGCGGGAGTAGCTCAGTTGGTAGAGCGGCAGCCTTCCAAGCTGCAGGTCGCGGGTTCGAGCCTCGTCTCCCGCTCTATGCTTATTAAAGGCATAACTGGATGTAAAAAGCCGACGTAGCTCAGGGGTAGAGTGCTTCCTTGGTAAGGAAGAGGTCACGGGTTCAAATCCCGTCGTTGGCTCTGAACATTTATCAATTTTAACGAAATTTAATCTTTAACTAAACAGAGGATTTTCACGCATGGCAAAAGCAACCTTTGACCGTTCCAAACCACACGTAAACATAGGTACGATTGGTCACGTCGATCATGGTAAGACTACTTTGACTGCTGCCATTACCACTGTATTGGCCAGAAAGGGTCTTTCTGAATTAAGAGACTTTGCTTCCATCGATAACGCGCCGGAAGAAAAGGAAAGAGGTATTACAATTAACACCTCTCACGTAGAATATCAAACGGAGGCAAGACATTATGCCCACGTTGATTGTCCAGGTCACGCTGACTACGTTAAAAACATGGTAACTGGTGCTGCTCAGATGGACGGTGCAATTCTTGTAGTTGCAGCCACTGATGGTCCAATGCCACAAACCAGAGAGCACATTCTTCTTGCCCGTCAGGTAGGTGTACCGGCTTTGGTAGTATTCATGAACAAAGTAGATTTGGTGGATGACCCCGAATTACTTGAATTAGTAGAAATGGAAGTTAGAGAACTTCTTTCTTTCTATGAGTTTGATGGAGACAATATTCCTGTAATTGCAGGTTCTGCTCTTGGTGCACTTAACGGTGAAGCCAAATGGGAAGATACTGTAATGGAATTGATGGCAGCTGTGGATTCACACATTCCACTTCCTGAAAGAGCAGTTGATAAAGACTTCTTGATGCCAGTTGAAGATGTATTCTCTATCACAGGTAGAGGTACTGTAGCAACCGGAAGAATTGAAAGAGGAGTTGTCAATTCAGGTGAGGCAGTTGATATCATAGGTATGGGAGCTGAAGGACTAAAATCTACCGTTACTGGTGTAGAGATGTTCCGTAAGATCCTAGATAGAGGAGAAGCTGGTGACAACGTTGGTTTGTTGCTAAGAGGTATTGAGAAGAGCCAAATCAGAAGAGGAATGATCATCTGTAAGCCTGGTTCAGTAAAACCTCACTCGCTTTTCAATGCAGAGGTTTATGTTCTTTCCAAAGAAGAAGGAGGAAGACATACTCCATTCTTTAACAGGTACAGACCTCAGTTTTACTTAAGAACTACTGACGTTACAGGAGAGATTACTCTTCCTGAGAATGTTGAAATGGTAATGCCAGGTGATAACATCACTATAAAAGTTGAATTGATCAACCCAGTCGCTTTGGAAAAAGGACTAAGATTTGCCATCAGAGAAGGTGGTAGAACTGTAGGTGCGGGTCAAGTAACTGAAATACTGGACTAATCATTTATTGATAGACCTTATTACAAATGCGATCTTGAATTTTTCGGGATCGCATTTGTTTCTTAGGGATAGATTCACTACTTTTGCGTTCCTTATTTGAGGTACGTAATACTCACGGGCGTAGTTCAATGGCAGAATAGCGGTCTCCAAAACCGTTGATGGGAGTTCGAATCTCTCCGCCCGTGCAATCTAAGGAAGATAAAACCATGAAGAGTAAGGCAAGGAAGCCGAATCTTTACATGTTATAATCAAGAGTTTGATTAATCTTTATAGGGTGAAAGGAGCTTTTGAAAAACAAATTTTACAAGGATGAATGTTAAAAATTTTGTAATTGAGTCCATTGATGAAATGAGGAATAAGGTCACATGGCCTAAATACTCTACACTTCAAAACAGTGCTGTTTTGGTATTGGTGGCTTCATTAATTTTCGCATTGGTCATCGGTCTTATCGATTTGACTTTCGAAAATATCATGACATGGTTTTATGATTTATTCTAAGAATATTAAATAACGGGATGGCAGATCACAATTGGTACGTGCTCAGGGTAGTGGCAGGTCAGGAAAAAAAAGCAAAGACTTATTTGGACAATGAAATTGCCCGACAAAAGTTGGAGGATTATATTCCTGAAGTCTTAATACCTTCTGAGAAAGTATATGAAATGCGCAATGGCAAAAAGCGTGTCAGGGAAAGAAATTTCTTTCCAGGATATGTATTGGTCAATGCGGATCTCGGACATGGAGAAGCCAATCACGTAATTACGAGTATACCGGGAGTAATCGGTTTTTTAGGGTCAAACCAAGGGGGGGCTTCCAAAACCCCTGAGCCATTACGTCAATCAGAAATCAACAGAATCTTAGGACGAGTTGAAGAGATTGATGAGTTTGCAGAAAAACTGGATACACCATTTATAGTTGGAGAGACTGTTAAAGTAATGGACGGTCCCTTTAGTGGATTCTCGGGAATGATTGAAGAAGTATTTGATGACAAGAAGAAACTTAACGTTATGGTTAAGATCTTTGGTCGGAATACTCCTGTTGAATTAAAC
Protein-coding sequences here:
- the nusG gene encoding transcription termination/antitermination protein NusG, with amino-acid sequence MADHNWYVLRVVAGQEKKAKTYLDNEIARQKLEDYIPEVLIPSEKVYEMRNGKKRVRERNFFPGYVLVNADLGHGEANHVITSIPGVIGFLGSNQGGASKTPEPLRQSEINRILGRVEEIDEFAEKLDTPFIVGETVKVMDGPFSGFSGMIEEVFDDKKKLNVMVKIFGRNTPVELNFIQVEKLD
- a CDS encoding M1 family metallopeptidase is translated as MPIIFRTTGYYLALSLIFTSCKTVSTRGDAVDVAPIESVDSTKTSDNSARERLIREKEAKIKGYQASNNRDFDLLHTQLKVKFDYSSQTVNGEALLTLKPYAYPQDVLVLDAKDFDIHNTSILIGAEEIPLTYKYDQEKLILLLPEQVNRYDTLQVAIAYTAFPERGGKAGSAAITDTKGLYFINPEGEEKDKPVQIWTQGETVHSSKWFPTIDSPNERQTHDFFIKVPDQYISLSNGNKVDSQTNADGTRTDHWQMNLPHAPYLSALVVGEFAVIEDSIDGLALRYFVEPIYEEGAKKVFENTPEMISFFSSLLQMPFPWQKYDQVVVRDFVSGAMENTTLSIFMEALNLNEREALDSEWDYIIAHELFHQWFGNYVTTESWANLAMNEAFADYSEYLWLEHKEGRDHADMHHFNAIEQYMGEAEEKQVDLIRFYHEDSEDMFDSHTYAKGGRVLHMLRKLLGDEVFFEGLRIYLKDNAFNSVEVHQLRLALEKVSGKDLNWFFNQWFLSAGHPQLKVSWDYSQPDNVKLTLEQLQDVSRFPVFQIPFKVSIYKEGKRIEQSYTMDRAMQQFTLENGPGTDLVLFDEFSEILSTREERRGGELMKEQFRWSTSGLSRVEALDSLTSNYSDELDFLATMQAALEDSFSVVRELALHRLNRLEAEAGEVLQLEQKVLKMAEEDPNNAVRAAAIEALAGMNSGKFEQLFYRLINAPSYQVAGAALTAYLDIEDNVSEKRELYQRLKEEENIRIIAPLADYLTREKIAVEAVWMQEKLDKLDGESLYYFLGYYGDFFASVEGVSTAQAISTLGELASGHKQNYVRLAAFQSLFGFIDEAGVLTLVKSIQAAEEDEMIRQYQEYYISPYLENN
- a CDS encoding ArnT family glycosyltransferase — its product is MRQPSVNTKTWVLGSFILLKFLLQYFLISPVYELHRDEFLYLDQGHHLAWGYLSVPPATSWFSSIIIFLGNAVFWVKFIPALFGALTMLLVWKAIEELKGDLFALTLGATCVLFSSLLRINTLYQPNSLDILCWTTLYFILIKYFNTQNAKFLYYAAVIFALGFLNKYNIVFLVLGIFPALLLTPQRKILLRKDLYYAIALALLLISPNLIWQFFNDLPVVWHMKELAEKHLVHVDRLDFLKSQFLFFAGSLVVIVSGLYALYFHPPYHKFKVYFWSFFFTLLLFLSLKAKDYYAIGLYPIYISFGSVYLSGLLKNNWKYSLRPIIIMIPLLVFIPFYNISFPNKTPAYILSQADSYKKSGMLRWEDGQNHDLPQDFADMLGWKELASKVDAIYEKIASTSSYQTLVLCDNYGQAGAINYYSKHSIKAVSFHADYINWFDFDQQYKHLIRVKTFEEKDSELEKTVPYFSNGELSDSISNPYAREFKTMIYTFRDSKIDVNKRIKQEIETIKNKKK
- the secE gene encoding preprotein translocase subunit SecE, yielding MNVKNFVIESIDEMRNKVTWPKYSTLQNSAVLVLVASLIFALVIGLIDLTFENIMTWFYDLF
- the tuf gene encoding elongation factor Tu; this encodes MAKATFDRSKPHVNIGTIGHVDHGKTTLTAAITTVLARKGLSELRDFASIDNAPEEKERGITINTSHVEYQTEARHYAHVDCPGHADYVKNMVTGAAQMDGAILVVAATDGPMPQTREHILLARQVGVPALVVFMNKVDLVDDPELLELVEMEVRELLSFYEFDGDNIPVIAGSALGALNGEAKWEDTVMELMAAVDSHIPLPERAVDKDFLMPVEDVFSITGRGTVATGRIERGVVNSGEAVDIIGMGAEGLKSTVTGVEMFRKILDRGEAGDNVGLLLRGIEKSQIRRGMIICKPGSVKPHSLFNAEVYVLSKEEGGRHTPFFNRYRPQFYLRTTDVTGEITLPENVEMVMPGDNITIKVELINPVALEKGLRFAIREGGRTVGAGQVTEILD